The Henckelia pumila isolate YLH828 chromosome 2, ASM3356847v2, whole genome shotgun sequence genome includes a window with the following:
- the LOC140880835 gene encoding probable LRR receptor-like serine/threonine-protein kinase At1g14390, translating to MENSWIHLRFLVSSLILLLSFPVSNSQLAPAESRILFQIQQLLEYPPALQQWNNWTNFCFLPQNPFLTITCSDNHVSELTIVGNRSSPSQIPRLSPSNFAVSDQTLSAKFSLDSFFTVLTKLSGLQRLSLVSLGLWGPLPPKINRFRSLVVLNISSNFVYGSIPESVSTFQVLKSLVLSKNLFNGSVPDLSSLSVLENLDLSRNFLGPGFPSLPSNLVSISIANNSFRSEIPPDFSKMVELQVIDVSSNKLIGPIPSFLFSIPSIQYIELARNQFTGALAADTSCGGNLTFVDISNNLLIGRLPACLAPSAGNKTVIIMFNCLSNTTSKYQRPSSFCRKDALAVQPPERSGKQESTLKLGIVLGIIGGVVGILVAFGFLILVILKRAQRRRSGGGKNRCDSFAFEKTSVRGSPIGRHVPPPMRMTSLGLPPYHIFTLEEMEEATNNFDPTGLVVEGSQGQLYKGWLRDGSVVLVKCLKLKQKHSSQALQQHMETVVSKLRHRHLVSVLGHCIVTYQDHPNTASTVFIVLENIACGSLKDHVTDWRKRDVMKWPQRMALTLGIARGIQYLHTGDIHGNDLKIDNVLLDETSTAKISSYNINLPSKVGAESPLNGQVNSNQANSENPEKEDIYQLGVILLQVIIGRATDSQTEIDDLKFQLERSLAESPSKLREMIDPSIRGTFAYESLKTMVQITLNCLCKDPTGRPTIEDVLWHMQYSVQVQEGWTNSGNLSGNLSGNLSTKL from the exons TCAACAATGGAACAACTGGACCAACTTCTGTTTTCTTCCCCAAAACCCTTTTCTTACAATCACCTGTTCGGACAATCACGTATCCGAATTAACCATTGTCGGAAACAGAAGCTCCCCTTCTCAAATCCCTCGTCTTTCGCCTTCGAATTTCGCGGTTTCGGATCAGACTCTTTCCGCTAAGTTCTCACTGGACTCATTCTTCACTGTGTTGACTAAACTCTCTGGTTTACAGAGACTCTCCCTGGTTTCTTTAGGATTATGGGGACCATTGCCTCCGAAGATCAACCGGTTTCGATCACTTGTGGTGTTGAATATCAGCTCAAATTTCGTATACGGAAGCATCCCGGAATCGGTGTCGACTTTCCAGGTATTGAAGAGTCTTGTTCTGAGCAAAAATCTGTTCAATGGGAGTGTTCCGGATCTAAGTAGCTTGTCGGTTCTTGAAAACCTGGATTTGAGCAGGAATTTTCTCGGCCCCGGATTCCCATCTCTACCCTCCAATCTCGTATCCATTTCAATAGCAAACAACTCATTCAGATCTGAAATCCCTCCAGATTTCAGCAAAATGGTCGAGCTCCAAGTGATCGACGTATCGTCCAACAAACTCATCGGGCCAATCCCTTCTTTCCTGTTCTCCATACCTTCCATCCAATACATCGAGCTCGCGAGAAACCAGTTCACCGGAGCACTGGCGGCGGACACTTCCTGCGGCGGGAACCTCACCTTCGTGGACATCTCGAACAACCTTCTGATCGGGAGGCTGCCCGCGTGCCTGGCGCCGAGTGCGGGGAACAAGACGGTGATCATCATGTTCAATTGTCTGTCGAACACGACGTCGAAATACCAGCGGCCCTCTTCTTTCTGCCGGAAAGATGCGTTGGCGGTTCAGCCGCCGGAGAGGAGCGGGAAGCAGGAGTCGACTCTGAAGCTGGGGATTGTGCTTGGGATCATCGGGGGAGTGGTGGGGATCTTGGTGGCGTTTGGGTTCTTGATTCTTGTGATCTTGAAGAGAGCGCAGAGAAGAAGATCGGGCGGCGGAAAGAACAGATGCGACAGCTTCGCGTTCGAGAAAACCTCTGTTCGCGGGTCTCCCATCGGAA GGCATGTGCCACCACCAATGCGGATGACATCACTAGGACTCCCACCTTATCACATCTTCACACTTGAGGAAATGGAAGAGGCAACAAACAACTTTGATCCAACTGGTTTGGTAGTAGAAGGATCACAAGGCCAG CTCTACAAAGGATGGCTTAGGGATGGATCAGTGGTCCTAGTGAAGTGCCTAAAACTGAAGCAGAAGCATTCATCACAAGCTCTGCAGCAGCACATGGAGACAGTCGTGTCGAAGCTAAGGCACCGTCATCTGGTGAGCGTGCTGGGGCACTGTATCGTCACGTATCAGGACCATCCCAACACAGCTAGCACAGTGTTTATTGTGCTTGAGAATATTGCATGTGGATCATTAAAGGATCATGTCACAG ACTGGAGGAAAAGGGATGTCATGAAATGGCCACAGAGAATGGCTCTCACACTGGGGATTGCTAGAGGGATACAGTACTTGCACACTGGAGATATCCATGGAAACGACCTGAAAATCGATAACGTCTTGCTTGATGAGACCTCAACCGCGAAAATAAGCAGCTATAACATAAACTTACCTTCTAAG GTTGGTGCAGAAAGCCCTCTAAATGGCCAAGTTAATTCAAATCAAGCAAACAG TGAAAATCCAGAAAAAGAAGACATATATCAGCTAGGAGTTATCCTACTGCAAGTTATCATTGGCAGAGCTACAGATTCTCAAACTGAAATAGATGACCTGAAATTTCAG CTCGAAAGGAGCTTAGCCGAATCACCATCAAAACTCCGTGAGATGATCGACCCCTCAATACGTGGGACGTTCGCATATGAGTCACTGAAGACAATGGTGCAGATCACCTTAAACTGCCTGTGTAAAGATCCGACCGGGCGCCCAACGATAGAGGATGTGCTTTGGCACATGCAGTACTCGGTTCAAGTTCAAGAAGGGTGGACAAATAGTGGAAATCTCAGCGGAAACCTTAGTGGAAATCTTAGCACAAAGTTGTAA
- the LOC140880836 gene encoding SNF1-related protein kinase regulatory subunit gamma-1-like → MAQAQESKHVGNVQNCDEYFETIQSRKKLSASLQESLTDAFSHIPVSSFPLVPGGKVIEIVADTTVLDAVKILSESNILSAPVVNPDAKNSMDWRERYLGIVDYSAIVLWVLQNAEIAAAALAASSAAAAGIGTGAAGALGALAFGATGPLAIAGLTAAAVGAAVAGGMAADKGMGKDAPTAANKLGEDFYKVLLNEEPFKSTTVRSILKSYRWAPFVPVATDSSMLSVLLLLSKYRLRNVPVIEMGGPTVKNFITQSAVIHGLQECKGRDWFDCITSHPISALGLPFMSSDQVVSVQSDELILEAFKKMKDKQIGGLPVVEGPNKKIIGNISIRDIRFLLLKPELFASSRELTAKDFVTTIALATKNTGKTGTPITCKPDSTLGSVIDTLASMAVYRIYVVSGVDNEVIGVITLRDVISCFITEPPNFFDDYFGFAAKEILSK, encoded by the exons ATGGCGCAAGCACAAGAATCTAAGCATGTGGGTAATGTTCAAAACTGCGATGAGTACTTTGAGACGATACAAAGCAGAAAGAAATTGTCTGCTTCATTGCAGGAATCTCTAACAGATGCATTTTCGCATATTCCGGTTTCGTCGTTCCCCCTAGTTCCCGGAGGCAAAG TTATTGAGATTGTAGCAGACACTACGGTTCTTGATGCCGTCAAAATACTGTCGGAGTCGAACATTTTGTCGGCTCCTGTAGTGAATCCTGATGCCAAGAACAGCATGGATTGGAGGGAAAGGTATCTGGGAATCGTGGATTACTCGGCCATCGTGCTTTGGGTGCTACAGAATGCAGAAATTGCTGCTGCTGCCCTGGCTGCGAGCTCGGCAGCTGCTGCTGGGATTGGTACCGGTGCTGCTGGTGCTCTTGGAGCACTGGCATTTGGGGCGACGGGTCCTCTTGCCATTGCTGGATTGACTGCAGCTGCCGTTGGCGCGGCCGTGGCGGGAGGTATGGCTgcagataaaggaatgggaaaaGATGCACCAACAGCAGCAAATAAGCTAGGAGAAGATTTTTACAAGGTTCTACTAAACGAAGAGCCTTTTAAGTCGACCACG GTGAGGTCGATATTAAAATCCTATCGATGGGCGCCTTTTGTCCCTGTGGCAACAGACAGTTCAATGTTGAGTGTCTTGCTGTTGCTTTCGAAATATAGGCTTCGGAACGTGCCTGTTATTGAAATGGGCGGTCCGACTGTCAAGAACTTCATAACTCAATCGGCTGTCATACATGGTCTTCAGGAATGCAAAGGCAGAGACTGGTTCGACTGCATCACTTCTCATCCCATATCTGCACTGGGACTTCCTTTTATGTCTTCAGATCAG GTTGTAAGTGTGCAAAGCGATGAACTAATCCTAGAAGCATTCAAGAAAATGAAAGACAAACAGATTGGAGGTCTTCCGGTTGTTGAGGGACCAAACAAGAAAATCATTGGCAACATTAGCATCAGAGATATTCGATTCTTGCTACTCAAACCCGAGCTGTTCGCAAGTTCCCG GGAGCTCACTGCCAAGGACTTCGTCACTACTATTGCGTTGGCGACCAAAAACACGGGGAAGACTGGCACACCCATAACATGCAAGCCCGATTCAACGCTTGGTTCTGTAATAGACACGCTCGCTTCCATGGCAGTTTATAGAATCTACGTCGTTTCAGGTGTGGACAATGAAGTTATCGGAGTAATTACGCTGAGAGATGTTATTTCGTGTTTTATCACAGAACCTCCGAACTTCTTCGATGATTACTTTGGATTTGCTGCTAAAGAAATATTGAGCAAGTGA